The following coding sequences are from one Chelonoidis abingdonii isolate Lonesome George chromosome 4, CheloAbing_2.0, whole genome shotgun sequence window:
- the LOC116815497 gene encoding serine protease 53-like — MCGGTLIGDKWILSAAHCFIGKDTTKDPSPWKVVLGRLQLIGGPLEGVVRNVSQIITHEKYKDYTKGLDIALLRLAEPVSFSRDVGPICLPYRNHRFAFGSQCWATGWGRVKEDMTLPPPKPLKKVELDLLSAETCNCIHNNLRQKELSNPAGPGLICAGYQSGGQGPCQGDSGGAVACSENGTWFQAGIMSFSVGCAQPHSPILLTEVTAYTGWIQNHTGGASFAVQTVPPPFSSDHGKCRGCGKLKGHELSVTAKGPWPWYVSLQSGGQHVCGGALIAESWVLAAAHCFIGRQDPTDWKVLLGEQRDGAEPRWQEERGLQKLILHAAYVNVIEGSDIALLMLTKPVMFGENIWAVCLPYDTHRFQLGSTCWVRGRENAREPAPQSLQGVEVDLMGPVACNCAYNQTSSAGEAVSILPDMLCAAQEETNTSCEGDDGGPLICNEKGTWFLAGLSSFGNGCGRKSQPGVYTEVRAYEKWLMDLTRDGYFAKQPMPVPAVIEEDRCPMKPTPTSGGDGEKPVPTSDTTRGEGSSGEGERPVPTTGGTTRGEGNNGVAHRHILTTPLSPAGSSGDGEKPVPTSGTTRGEGSSGEGEKPVPTTGDISRGEGSSGEWEKPVTPGGVTEEEGSGEEWEKPVPPGCAKRGEVSSSKGQKSVPPGCAKRGEGSSGKGQKPVPPGGAKQGKGKKGKGHKGKNHVS; from the exons ATGTGTGGAGGGACCCTGATCGGTGACAAATGGATTCTGTCAGCTGCTCACTGCTTCATTGG GAAAGACACAACCAAGGATCCATCCCCCTGGAAGGTGGTGCTGGGGCGTCTGCAGCTGATTGGTGGCCCATTAGAGGGCGTAGTGCGGAATGTGTCCCAGATCATCACCCATGAGAAGTACAAAGATTACACCAAGGGCTTGGACATCGCCCTGCTGCGACTGGCTGAGCCTGTCTCCTTCAGCCGTGACGTAGGCCCCATCTGCCTGCCCTACCGCAACCACCGATTCGCCTTCGGGTCCCAGTGCTGGGCCACCGGTTGGGGCAGGGTGAAGGAGGACA tgaccctcccaccccccaagcctCTCAAGAAGGTGGAGCTGGACCTGCTCAGTGCAGAGACCTGCAACTGCATCCACAATAACCTGCGCCAGAAGGAGCTCTCCAACCCTGCCGGGCCAGGGCTGATCTGTGCCGGGTATCAGAGTGGGGGCCAGGGGCCCTGCCAG GGTGATTCCGGGGGGGCGGTGGCCTGCTCCGAGAACGGGACGTGGTTCCAGGCTGGGATCATGAGCTTCTCGGTGGGCTgtgcccagccccacagccccatcctgcTGACCGAGGTCACAGCCTACACCGGCTGGATCCAGAACCACACGGGGGGAGCCTCCTTCGCTGTCCAAACTGTGCCGCCCCCCTTCAGCAGCGACCATGGAAAATGCAGAG GTTGCGGGAAGCTAAAGGGACACGAGCTGAGTGTCACTGCCAAGGGGCCATGGCCCTGGTACGTGAGCCTACAATCTGGGGGGCAGCACGTCTGTGGCGGAGCACTGATCGCCGAGAGCTGGGTGCTGGCAGCCGCTCACTGCTTCATCGG GCGGCAGGACCCCACAGACTGGAAGGTGCTCCTGGGTGAGCAGCGGGATGGGGCAGAGCCACGCTGGCAAGAAGAGAGGGGCCTCCAGAAGCTCATCCTTCATGCAGCCTACGTGAACGTGATCGAGGGCTCTGACATCGCGCTACTGATGCTCACCAAGCCAGTGATGTTTGGGGAGAACATCTGGGCTGTCTGCCTCCCCTATGACACACACCGATTCCAGCTTGGCAGCACCTGCTGGGTCAGGGGACGAGAGAATG CTCGGGAACCCGCACCACAATCGCTACAGGGCGTGGAGGTGGATCTCATGGGACCTGTCGCCTGTAACTGCGCCTACAACCAGACCAGCTCAGCTGGTGAGGCAGTGTCCATCCTCCCAGacatgctttgtgctgctcaaGAGGAGACGAACACCAGCTGTGAG GGAGATGATGGGGGGCCTCTGATTTGCAATGAGAAGGGCACCTGGTTCCTGGCTGGCCTCTCCAGCTTTGGCAATGGCTGCGGGAGGAAGAGCCAGCCCGGGGTGTACACAGAAGTTAGAGCATACGAGAAATGGCTCATGGACCTCACACGGGATGGTTACTTTGCCAAGCAGCCCATGCCAGTTCCAGCGGTCATAGAAGAGGACAGATGCCCAATGAAGCCTACTCCAA cttcTGGTGGAGATGGAGAAAAGCCAGTGCCAACTAGTGATACCACAAGAGGGGAAG GTTCCAGTGGAGAGGGGGAAAGGCCAGTGCCAACTACTGGTGGTACCACAAGAGGGGAAG gaaaCAATGGGGTGGCTCACAGACACATCCTGACTACGCCTCTCTCTCCTGCAGGTTCCAGTGGAGATGGAGAAAAGCCAGTGCCAACTAGTGGTACCACAAGAGGAGAAG GTTCCAGTGGAGAGGGGGAAAAGCCAGTGCCAACTACTGGTGATATCTCACGTGGGGAAG GTTCCAGTGGAGAGTGGGAAAAGCCAGTGACACCTGGTGGTGTCACAGAAGAGGAAG GTTCCGGTGAAGAGTGGGAAAAGCCAGTGCCACCCGGTTGTGCCAAACGAGGAGAAG TTTCCAGCAGCAAGGGGCAGAAGTCAGTCCCACCTGGTTGTGCCAAACGAGGGGAAG gtTCCAGTGGCAAGGGGCAGAAGCCAGTGCCACCCGGTGGTGCCAAACAAGGGAAAG gaaaaaaagggaagggaCACAAAGGAAAGAACCATGTCTCTTAG